In one window of Drosophila innubila isolate TH190305 chromosome 2L unlocalized genomic scaffold, UK_Dinn_1.0 4_B_2L, whole genome shotgun sequence DNA:
- the LOC117780702 gene encoding guanine nucleotide-binding protein subunit alpha homolog → MSRITLTTLAHSGVGIGSSSSNNNSNNDTRTGTLTHLMEDHQQSGTRNVLPGRGSSSAAAGSGGGPSGLISDGAERLRRQGSRLQTSRFACMRCCGNFLTYLVRLRSTPEELEQRYKSKEIDRFLEKEKHTFRRQVKLLLLGAGESGKSTFLKQMRIIHGVNFDPELLREYQHVIYQNVIRGMQVLLDAREKLDISWGSNGREQDANDAKSLECNAIEAARFVEYAPLIRRLWQDRGIRRAYERRREFQISDSVSYFLDEIERLAKPDYVPTHKDILHCRKATKGVYEFCVKVQNIPFVFVDVGGQRTQRQKWTKCFDTSVTSIIFLVSSSEFDQVLAEDRKTNRLEESKNIFDTIVNNNTFKGISIILFLNKTDLLEQKVRNPETDIRWYYPQFNGNPHSLLDVQNFMLQMFMSVRRSTSTSRIYHHFTTAIDTRNINVVFNSVKDTILQRNLNALMLQ, encoded by the exons ATGTCCAGAATTACATTGACCACGTTAGCACACAGTGGTGTTGGTATtggcagtagcagcagcaacaacaacagcaataacgaTACACGCACTGGAACGCTCACACATCTGATGGAGGATCACCAGCAGTCGGGAACGAGAAATGTGCTGCCTGGCCGAGGATCGtcatctgctgctgctggtagTGGTGGTGGTCCATCCGGCCTCATATCCGATGGTGCCGAACGACTCCGACGACAGGGCAGCCGATTGCAAACCTCGCGATTTGCCTGCATGCGATGTTGCGGCAACTTTCTCACCTATTTGGTACGATTGCGCAGCACGCCCGAGGAGCTGGAGCAACGCTACAAATCCAAAGAGATTGATAGGTTTCTGGAAAAGGAGAAGCATACGTTTCGACGGCAG GTTAAGCTGCTGCTCCTGGGGGCTGGCGAGTCTGGCAAATCCACCTTCCTCAAACAGATGCGCATCATCCACGGCGTCAATTTTGATCCCGAGCTGCTGCGCGAGTACCAACATGTGATATACCAAAATGTTATAAGAG GTATGCAGGTCCTCCTCGATGCGCGCGAAAAGTTGGACATCTCTTGGGGCAGCAATGGACGCGAACAGGATGCCAACGACGCCAAATCATTGGAATGCAATGCAATAGAGGCAGCTAGATTTGTAGAATATGCGCCGTTAATACGGCGCCTGTGGCAGGATCGTGGCATAAGGCGCGCCTACGAGCGACGACGcgaatttcaaatt AGCGATTCGGTCAGCTATTTTCTTGACGAAATTGAGCGACTGGCGAAACCGGATTATGTGCCCACACACAAAGATATACTGCATTGTCGCAAAGCAACCAAAGGTGTCTACGAGTTTTGTGTCAAAGTACAG AACATTCCATTTGTGTTTGTCGATGTGGGCGGACAACGTACGCAGCGACAAAAGTGGACCAAATGCTTTGATACCTCTGTCACATCGATTATATTCCTAGTGTCTAGCTCCGAGTTCGATCAGGTGCTCGCAGAAGACAG gaaAACCAATCGCCTGGAAGAGTCAAAGAATATATTCGATACCATTGTGAACAATAATACGTTTAAAGgcatttcaataatattatttttgaacaaaaccGATTTGCTGGAACAAAAAGTACGCAATCCAGAGACTGATATACGCTGGTACTATCCACAATTCAATGGCAATCCGCACTCACTTTTAGACGTCCAAAACTTTATGCTGCAAATGTTTATGAGTGTGCGTCGCAGCACAAGCACAAGTCGGATCTATCATCACTTTACTACTGCCATAGACACGCGCAACATCAATGTGGTGTTCAATTCGGTGAAGGACACGATATTGCAGcgtaatttaaatgcattaatgCTGCAGTAG
- the LOC117782285 gene encoding uncharacterized protein LOC117782285 isoform X1, whose protein sequence is MIINTSKAYLLRAARQPVGVQYIKKYTAIQPFHTSANTLNNALPDPTPALPIPHNVDAAESTRFSPQRSRDMSDNIMVMSHAPISMIDITTDNSLSASQGANFVQDLHVQSYDCFGAVSLNAVMQSNVPTPFGGMHKFSHLNMPGGQWSQEYKFTSQNMHSSHYRALRDNTRADWVTYDQNATVLGNHNGQGSRRCYSTQATPPPKASETAASTTPVSAETASQPEQLSKKEQLKRAFKDYGATIVAFHVGISLISLGGFYMLISSGVNMVPLLEFLGIESSAIVEKIAVGSTFVTAYAVHKVFAPVRISITLGSTPFIVRFLRSKGFMKPKNKSI, encoded by the exons ATGATTATCAATACGAGCAAAGCGTATCTGCTGCGTGCCGCGCGTCAACCAGTCGGTGTGCAGTACATAAAAAAGTATACAG ctattCAACCATTTCACACAAGCGCCAATACTCTCAATAACGCATTGCCGGACCCCACCCCCGCCCTTCCCATACCCCATAATGTGGATGCCGCAGAGTCAACGCGATTTTCCCCTCAACGCTCAAGGGACATGTCGGACAATATCATGGTGATGTCACATGCACCCATCTCGATGATTGACATCACCACCGATAACAGCTTGAGTGCGTCGCAGGGTGCGAACTTTGTACAGGATTTGCATGTGCAGTCGTACGATTGCTTCGGTGCCGTTAGCCTCAATGCGGTGATGCAGAGCAATGTGCCCACTCCGTTTGGTGGCATGCACAAGTTCTCGCATCTGAACATGCCCGGCGGACAGTGGTCGCAGGAGTACAAGTTCACATCGCAGAATATGCACAGCTCGCATTATCGTGCCTTGCGAGACAACACACGGGCCGATTGGGTGACCTATGATCAGAATGCCACGGTCCTGGGCAACCACAATGGCCAAG GCTCCCGACGTTGCTACAGCACCCAAGCAACTCCGCCACCGAAGGCATCCGAAACAGCAGCTTCAACTACTCCCGTTTCCGCAGAGACAGCTTCTCAACCCGAGCAATTGAGCAAGAAGGAGCAACTGAAAAGAGCCTTTAAGGACTATGGTGCCACTATTGTCGCATTCCATGTAGGTATCTCTCTGATATCTTTAGGTGGCTTCTACATGCTCATCTCCAG CGGAGTAAACATGGTGCCTCTTCTGGAATTCCTTGGCATTGAGTCGAGTGCCATTGTGGAAAAAATAGCTGTGGGCAGCACCTTTGTCACGGCCTATGCCGTCCACAAAGTATTTGCACCGGTTCGCATTAGCATTACACTCGGTTCGACGCCTTTCATTGTGCGCTTTCTGCGTTCCAAGGGATTcatgaaaccaaaaaataagagCATATAA
- the LOC117780703 gene encoding ras-related protein Rab-30, whose product MEDYKFLFKIVLVGNAGVGKTCLVRRFTQGLFPPGQGATIGVDFMIKTVEVEGEKIKLQIWDTAGQERFRSITQSYYRSAHALILVYDISCQPTFDCLPDWLREIQEYANSKVLKILVGNKTDRDDREIPTQIGEEFAKQHDMYFLETSAKEAENVERLFYEIAAELIGQARSKDSSSAAAAAAQRQSEGSSSIGLGSLSAKAAQSNCCGGSNSSGSGNNSSQAG is encoded by the coding sequence ATGGAGGACTACAAATTcctatttaaaattgtgctCGTGGGCAATGCTGGTGTTGGCAAAACATGTCTGGTGCGACGCTTCACTCAGGGCCTATTTCCACCTGGACAAGGTGCTACCATTGGTGTGGATTTCATGATAAAGACCGTCGAGGTGGAAGGTGAGAAAATAAAGCTGCAAATTTGGGACACTGCTGGCCAGGAACGTTTCCGTTCCATCACACAAAGTTACTATAGATCAGCGCACGCGCTGATACTTGTATACGATATAAGCTGCCAACCTACGTTTGATTGTTTACCTGACTGGCTGCGGGAAATTCAGGAGTATGCCAATTCAAAGGTGCTCAAAATACTGGTGGGCAACAAGACAGATCGCGATGATCGTGAGATTCCCACCCAAATAGGCGAGGAGTTTGCTAAGCAACATGACATGTACTTCCTGGAAACATCCGCCAAAGAGGCGGAGAACGTCGAGCGTCTCTTCTATGAGATTGCTGCCGAGCTAATCGGACAAGCGCGCAGTAAGGATAGCAGCagtgctgcagctgctgccgcacAGCGTCAATCCGAAGGCAGCAGTTCAATTGGCCTGGGCAGCCTGAGTGCCAAAGCAGCCCAAAGCAATTGCTGTGGAGGATCAAACAGCTctggcagcggcaacaactcTAGTCAAGCCGGTTGA
- the LOC117782285 gene encoding uncharacterized protein LOC117782285 isoform X2: MIINTSKAYLLRAARQPVGVQYIKKYTAIQPFHTSANTLNNALPDPTPALPIPHNVDAAESTRFSPQRSRDMSDNIMVMSHAPISMIDITTDNSLSASQGANFVQDLHVQSYDCFGAVSLNAVMQSNVPTPFGGMHKFSHLNMPGGQWSQEYKFTSQNMHSSHYRALRDNTRADWVTYDQNATVLGNHNGQGSRRCYSTQATPPPKASETAASTTPVSAETASQPEQLSKKEQLKRAFKDYGATIVAFHRSKHGASSGIPWH; this comes from the exons ATGATTATCAATACGAGCAAAGCGTATCTGCTGCGTGCCGCGCGTCAACCAGTCGGTGTGCAGTACATAAAAAAGTATACAG ctattCAACCATTTCACACAAGCGCCAATACTCTCAATAACGCATTGCCGGACCCCACCCCCGCCCTTCCCATACCCCATAATGTGGATGCCGCAGAGTCAACGCGATTTTCCCCTCAACGCTCAAGGGACATGTCGGACAATATCATGGTGATGTCACATGCACCCATCTCGATGATTGACATCACCACCGATAACAGCTTGAGTGCGTCGCAGGGTGCGAACTTTGTACAGGATTTGCATGTGCAGTCGTACGATTGCTTCGGTGCCGTTAGCCTCAATGCGGTGATGCAGAGCAATGTGCCCACTCCGTTTGGTGGCATGCACAAGTTCTCGCATCTGAACATGCCCGGCGGACAGTGGTCGCAGGAGTACAAGTTCACATCGCAGAATATGCACAGCTCGCATTATCGTGCCTTGCGAGACAACACACGGGCCGATTGGGTGACCTATGATCAGAATGCCACGGTCCTGGGCAACCACAATGGCCAAG GCTCCCGACGTTGCTACAGCACCCAAGCAACTCCGCCACCGAAGGCATCCGAAACAGCAGCTTCAACTACTCCCGTTTCCGCAGAGACAGCTTCTCAACCCGAGCAATTGAGCAAGAAGGAGCAACTGAAAAGAGCCTTTAAGGACTATGGTGCCACTATTGTCGCATTCCAT CGGAGTAAACATGGTGCCTCTTCTGGAATTCCTTGGCATTGA
- the LOC117780224 gene encoding LOW QUALITY PROTEIN: RNA-binding protein 39 (The sequence of the model RefSeq protein was modified relative to this genomic sequence to represent the inferred CDS: inserted 1 base in 1 codon), with translation MAEDFDVEAMLEAPYQKNNVSAGSAGRGRRRSGDSESAGHDDNDEDERYIENGTRSSNGNKKRSHRSRSRSGSRDAKHRRSKDREREKERVSERSSYRDKDRDRDRDREQRDHRYRDGKRSSRSRDERPSDEKRVSGSGRSERRSRERRGSSKTMQRDAERKRSRSRDRRRRSRSRDQQQRKRMSPIRERRRSHSRSKDRNSRRRTSYSPRPHSGRGRGGGGGGPGGRSPPNGVGDRTPPTELSPEERDARTVFCIQLSQRVRARDLEEFFSSVGKVRDVRLITCNKTKRFKGIAYIEFEDPESVALALGLSGQRLXGVPIMVQHTQAEKNRLQSAPPPFQPKAHTGPMRLYVGSLHFNITEDMLRGIFEPFGKIDVIQLIMDTETGRSKGYGFITYHNADDAKKALEQLNGFELAGRPMKVGNVTERLDMNTSSLDTDEMDRSGIDLGATGRLQLMFKLAEGAGLAVPQAAANALLATAPQPAPVQQQQQTPSIATQCFILSNMFDPRTETNPTWDTEVRDDVLEECDKHGGVLHIHVDTVSPTGTVYVKCPSTTTAVLAVNSLHGRWFAGRVITAAYVPLINYHSMFPDTISAVDLIASTRKNTDD, from the exons ATGGCCGAGGACTTTGATGTCGAAGCAATGCTGGAGGCGCCGTACCAAAAAAAC AACGTCAGTGCGGGCAGCGCTGGACGGGGACGCAGACGAAGCGGCGACAGCGAGAGCGCTGGACACGATGACAACGATGAGGATGAGCGCTACATTGAGAACGGCACACGCTCCTCGAATGGCAATAAAAAACGCAGTCATCGCTCACG CAGTCGCAGTGGATCGCGTGATGCCAAACACAGACGCTCCAAGGATCGGGAACGCGAGAAAGAGCGCGTGAGTGAACGCAGCAGTTATCGCGACAAGGATAGAGATCGCGATCGTGATCGTGAGCAGCGTGATCATCGTTATCGTGATGGTAAACGCAGCAGCCGTTCACGCGATGAGCGTCCCAGCGATGAGAAGCGGGTCAGCGGCAGTGGACGCAGCGAACGACGCTCTCGTGAGCGTCGTGGCAGCAGCAAGACAATGCAGCGCGATGCTGAACGCAAGCGCAGCCGCTCTCGTGATAGACGCCGGCGCAGTCGCTCTCGGGATCAGCAGCAGCGCAAACGGATGAGTCCGATTCGAGAACGTCGGCGCAGTCACTCACGCTCCAAAGACAGAAA cagtcgccgtcgcaCGAGCTACTCCCCAAGGCCACACAGTGGGCGCGGgcgtggtggcggtggtggtggtccCGGTGGCAGATCGCCACCGAATGGCGTTGGGGATCGCACACCACCCACCGAGCTCAGTCCTGAGGAACGCGATGCACGCACCGTGTTCTGCATACAGCTATCACAACGTGTGCGTGCCCGTGATCTGGAAGAGTTCTTCTCCAGCGTTGGCAAGGTGCGTGATGTACGCTTGATAACATGCAATAAGACAAAACGCTTCAAGGGCATTGCGTATATTGAATTCGAAGATCCAGAGTCAGTGGCGTTGGCACTGGGATTGTCCGGCCAGCGGC CTGGGGTGCCCATAATGGTGCAGCATACCCAGGCGGAAAAGAATCGACTACAGAGTGCGCCACCTCCGTTCCAACCTAAAGCCCACACCGGACCCATGCGGTTATACGTTGGATCGCTGCACTTTAACATCACCGAGGACATGCTGCGTGGCATTTTCGAGCCGTTTGGCAAGATTGATGTCATTCAACTGATAATGGATACGGAGACGGGACGCTCCAAAGGCTATGGATTTATTACG TATCATAATGCTGACGATGCCAAGAAGGCTTTGGAGCAACTGAACGGATTTGAGCTGGCCGGCCGTCCCATGAAGGTGGGTAATGTAACAGAGCGCCTGGATATGAACACCAGCTCATTGGACACTGATGAAATGGACCGCAGCGGCATTGATCTTGGCGCCACGGGACGACTACAGCTCATGTTTAAGCTGGCCGAGGGAGCCGGCTTGGCAGTGCCACAAGCAGCAGCCAATGCATTGCTGGCGACGGCACCACAGCCAGCGcctgtacaacaacaacagcaaacaccATCTATAGCCACACAGTGTTTTATACTGTCCAACATGTTTGATCCGCGCACTGAGACAAATCCAACATGGGATACGGAGGTACGCGACGATGTGTTGGAGGAATGCGACAAGCACGGAGGTGTATTGCACATACACGTGGACACCGTTTCACCCACGGGCACTGTCTATGTCAAATGTCCGAGCACAACCACAGCGGTGTTGGCGGTGAATTCACTGCATGGACGATGGTTTGCCGGACGCGTTATTACGGCGGCATACGTGCCATTGATCAACTATCACTCCATGTTTCCGGATACAATCAGCGCCGTCGATTTGATTGCATCGACACGCAAAAATACTGATGATTAA
- the LOC117782285 gene encoding uncharacterized protein LOC117782285 isoform X3 → MIINTSKAYLLRAARQPVGVQYIKKYTAIQPFHTSANTLNNALPDPTPALPIPHNVDAAESTRFSPQRSRDMSDNIMVMSHAPISMIDITTDNSLSASQGANFVQDLHVQSYDCFGAVSLNAVMQSNVPTPFGGMHKFSHLNMPGGQWSQEYKFTSQNMHSSHYRALRDNTRADWVTYDQNATVLGNHNGQAE, encoded by the exons ATGATTATCAATACGAGCAAAGCGTATCTGCTGCGTGCCGCGCGTCAACCAGTCGGTGTGCAGTACATAAAAAAGTATACAG ctattCAACCATTTCACACAAGCGCCAATACTCTCAATAACGCATTGCCGGACCCCACCCCCGCCCTTCCCATACCCCATAATGTGGATGCCGCAGAGTCAACGCGATTTTCCCCTCAACGCTCAAGGGACATGTCGGACAATATCATGGTGATGTCACATGCACCCATCTCGATGATTGACATCACCACCGATAACAGCTTGAGTGCGTCGCAGGGTGCGAACTTTGTACAGGATTTGCATGTGCAGTCGTACGATTGCTTCGGTGCCGTTAGCCTCAATGCGGTGATGCAGAGCAATGTGCCCACTCCGTTTGGTGGCATGCACAAGTTCTCGCATCTGAACATGCCCGGCGGACAGTGGTCGCAGGAGTACAAGTTCACATCGCAGAATATGCACAGCTCGCATTATCGTGCCTTGCGAGACAACACACGGGCCGATTGGGTGACCTATGATCAGAATGCCACGGTCCTGGGCAACCACAATGGCCAAG CGGAGTAA